The following nucleotide sequence is from Oncorhynchus kisutch isolate 150728-3 linkage group LG29, Okis_V2, whole genome shotgun sequence.
AACCCAGTTATATTGAAACTTTTTCAGCAGGGGACAACATTTTTCTTTATCGCAAAAGTCTAATGAAAAAATACATCAACAAATAACTAAATTCATGACATTTGTATTGTTCTTATTAAGAGAACCAATAAATATATTTACTTAACatagttgtattttttaaatgatctttCTCAAAAACGTCTGTATTTTGTCCCAAACAATaatcagtgatttattttttatctatCAGCAGCTGACTGACACAAACCAATATGGGCCTTTTAAAACGGGCTCTGTATGGCATCTGTGTCATAAGTTATGGTAACTTTCACAGAAACTTGTAAAAAGTTTGAAAGTACCCAAGAGGCCAAAACAGGCaatatgtctttgtgagactcaaTTTATTAACTTTTTGATACTTCAGCCAACGCCACAGCCAACTCAACACATTTATgcatataaatatgcatatttaatgaatttatttgcaaattatggtggaaaataagtatttggtcacctacaaacaagcaagatttctggttctcccagacctgtaacttcttctttaagaggctcctctgtcttccactcgttaactgtattaatggcacctgtttgaacttatcagtataaaagacacctgtccacaacctcaaacagtcacactccaaactccactatggccaagactaaagagctgtcaaaggacaccagaaacaaaattgtagacctgcaccaggctgggaagactgaatctgcaataggtaagcagcttggtttgaagaaatcgactgtgggagcaattattaggaaatggaagacatacaagaccactgataatctccctcgatctggggctccacacaagatctcaccctgtggggtcaaaatgatcacaagaacggtgagcaaaaatcccagaaccacagggATTCCACAGAACCACCTAGTGCAgagctgcagagagctgggacctgcagagagctgggaccaaagtaacaaagcctaccatcagtaacacactacactgccagggactcaaatcctgcagtgtcaaacgtgtccccctgcttaagccagtacatgtccaggcccgtctgaagtttgctagagagcatttggatgatccagaagaagattgggagaatgtcatatggtaagatgaaaccaaaacataactttttggtaaaaactcaactcgtcgtgtttggaggacaaagaacaccatacctactgtgaagcatgggggtggaaacatcatgctttggggatgtttttctgcaaagggaccaggacgactgatccgtgtaaagggaagaatgaatggggccatgtatcatgagattttgagtgaaaacctccttccatcagcaagggcattgaagatgcgtggctgggtctttcagcatgacaatgaacccaaacacaccgcccgggcaacgaaggagtggcttcgtaagaagcatttcaaggtcctggagtggcctagccagtctccagatctcaaccccatagaaaatctttggagggagttgaaagtctgtgttgcccagcaacagtcccaaaacatcactgctctagaggagatctgcatggaggaatgggccaaaataccagcaacagtgtgtgaaaaccttgtgaagacttacagaaaacgtttgacctctgtcattgccaacagagggtatataacaaagtattgagacaaactttttttattgatcaaatacttattttccaccataatttgtacataaattcattaaaaatcctacaatatgattttctggaattctttttctcattttgtctgtcatagttgaagtgtacctatgatgaaaacaaAAAAAGCTACGGttggcaactgcacatggggacaaagttcgtactgactaatacttttttgccccactgtatatcaatcccagaacaacagcaaaggaccatgtgaagatactggaggaaacaggtataaaagtatctatatccacagtaaaacgagttctatatcgacataacctgaaaggccgctcagcatggaagaagccactgctccaaaaccgccacaaaaaaAGCTACTGttggcaactgcacatggggacaaagttcgtactgactaatacttttttgccccactgtatatcaatcccagaacaacagcaaaggaccatgtgaagatactggaggaaacaggtataaaagtatctatatccacagtaaaacgagttctatatcgacataacctgaaaggccgctcagcatggaagaagccactgctccaaaaccgccacaaaaaaAGCTACGGttggcaactgcacatggggacaaagatcgtactttttggagaaatgtcctctggtctgattaaaacaaaaatagaactgtttggccataaaggGGGAGAGTTGCAAGCtaaagaacaccaccccaaccatgaagcacggtgtggcagcatcatgttgtgggggtgttttgttgTAGGAGGGataggtgcacttcacaaaatagatggcagcatgaggaagaaaaagtatgtggatatattgaagcaacatctcaagacatcagtcaggaagttaaagcttggtcgcaaatgagtcttccaaatggacaatgaccccaagcatacttccaaatctgtggcaaaatggcttaaggataacaaagttaaggtattggagtggccatcacaatgccctgacctcaatcctatagacaatgtgtgtgcagaactgaaaaagtgtgtgtgagcaagaaggcctacaaacctggctcagttacaccagctctgtcaggaggaatgggccaaaattcccccaacttattgtgggaagcttgtggaaggctactggaaacgtttgacccaagttaaacaatttaaaggcaacactatcaaataataattgagtgtatgcaaacttctgacccactgggaatgtgatgaaagaaataaaagctgaaataaatccttctctctactattattctgacatttcacattcttaaaataaagaggtgatcctaactgaccaaaaacagggaatttttactatgattaaatgtcaggaattgtgaaaaactgagtttaaatgtatttggctaaggtgtaatgtaaacttccgatttcaactgtattatATCGAATGACTTTACTGTACATTCATGTTTACAATTTAGGATACTCGAAAAACATACCGCACCAATAGCTATACAAATTGTATCTAATGTCCTTGTATTAATTCATTCTGACACAAGATTCGGAACTGTCCATGCAACTTCAAAGTTCAAACCAAGTTCAAAGAAAGTTGTGGGACACGCGCACGCACTTCCTGATCTGCACAATCGCCACTTTTCTTCTGAACAGGATATAGCCTATTACAGTAAATGTACCCTACAAAAGCAAACCACTCATCCGGAGGTAGGATatcagggagaaaaaaaaaatcaggaCAGGATACGACTGCCTTCCAATCAACCCAACTGTATTGTATTTCCACACAGAATAATATTAGCCAAGTCTTCAGGAAAAGGTTGAATGAATGATTAACCACTTATTGGGGTGAAATATTGATTGATCAGTCCATTTAAATGTGTCTACCACTACTCTTTATACGTTATGTACTGAAAGGAAGTGTTTGTGAAATACAACACGTTACACATATAACatacttgtaaataaatacaaaagtTACATGGATTTGGTACTTGAAacaggaaaacaacaacaacatccaaAATAATTTTGTAGCCtaatagaattatttattttcattCACATTAGATTCACATATTTTGTATTTAGGCTACTGTACATTGAGACTTTTCATAACTTTGTCTCTCCCCACATCCAAATTAACTGTATTTTGTAGAATTCACATTTCATTAACAAAAACAAACTATTCACAAAATATAGCTACATCAATATCATACGTCCAAATACTGTTGGAACAAGTAAAGGCTGCCTCACCTTTTCAGGTTGAATTTTCTGCTACTTTAACAACTGAGCTTTAAGTTACTATGCTAAATATCTGAGCTGAACTACAATCCCATTTACAGACTAGATTAGTTCCAGTTAGAGTTTAGACTATATGAACCATTACCTCCATAACATGTGGTTACTCTAGCTACTGTCGGTGGTAGGGTTGCATTCTAGTCAGCTCTTTCAACATAAAGCTCAAGTGACTCAATCTAAATAAACATTACAATGCAAACAAATTATATGTAATAAAGCACAAAAATCTGTTCATAGTTGCTGCCCACCTGACTGAGAAAGAAAGGGTTCGGCAGGTATAATTCTTTGAAAACAAAAACTAATCCTGCATAGCAGGAGCTCAGAGAGTGACAGTTCCAGCTAGCGGTCTTAGAGCCCATGCACACATTCAGCCTGGACTGGACTGAGTCCATAGAAAGCAGCTCTGTACAGTGCTGTACCAAACCCTTCGCCACAGCTTTCTGCTCAGGTCGTTAGATTCAGTATCAAGGCATCTGCTTATAGTTAAGGGCCTTGTCATTCACAGAGCAAGAGTGGAGGTGACAGGAATCTCCAGACTTAGAAATCTGCTTATGAAAATGTCAATATTTCATTTAAAGTAATGACATATCTTAATCATTTCCACCAGGCTTCATTTGCAAATGTATATCAATCAACTACAACTAATGAATATTACAATTTACGGAAAAAGGTTCATAGTACAATATTGCATTGTATTCAGTAGGGTCTTGGTATAACACTGAGCTGGGTTCCAAGTTAGAATAATCCAAATGATTTACTGTAAATTATTAATGAATATGTACAGATCTGCataaattgaaaaatatatatataattaggcACTTGTTTAAAACAGTTCAGCATCCTGGAGCCCCCAATACAGATGCCTCTGACTTAAATAATGACCCTCACATCAGCCAGTAGCAGTCAGGTAGGAGAACTTAGTGAAACGTATTATTCACAACTTACTAGCAACTAAAGTACACTCTAAACTACTCCCATGACATAAAAATCACCACTGAAATTCATATTTATGTTTCCATGTTTTGAAAAAGAAAGGAAGCATGGCTCTTGAAACCCCCAACGACTCCCTGTGGGTTAAGGGCCACAATGGTGGGTTAAGGGCCACGACTCCCTGTGGGTTAAGGGCCTCGACATATAAATACAgagtaaataaatatataaataaatataggaTGTACTTTTTAAAATATACAAATACATGAATGGGCAGAGGAGAAAGAGGCAGGCATGGGTAAAGACCACCACATAACACAACCAATTTTGCTTTTCAAAGCAGGGGTTGTTCAAGACCAAGGGATGGCTAGACAGAAAAGGGGAGCCCTTGGCCTCTAGAGTCTGTTGCGTCTGGGATCGGAGAAAGGATCTGAAAAGGGATCAGAGAAGGGATCTGAGAAAGGCgggggggaggtggggggaggtGGCAGGGTCACAGTGGGTTCAGGGGGGTCGTCCATGGGCAGGACTAGACGTGTTCCCCTGATGACCAGTTCATGCTCCCCAAACGCCAGCTCCTGGTCCAGGGCCTCCTCCGAGGTTATGCCCATGGTGGAGGCAGACAGGTGTTTATGGTTGGTGGTGAGGGTGCCCGATGCGTCGGTGCTCACTGTGACATCACCATACATGGTTGCATTGCCGTCATTCAGGACCAGTTCGTCAGAATCATCATTGTGCTGGTGCCCTTCAttctagagagagaaggaatcaTGAACCACTACGTACATACGtacgtacgtgcgtgcgtgtgtgtgtgtactcacctcATATGCCTGAGTGCTGGTGAGACAGCGAGCCAAGGGGccacagcaggcaggcagggtggCAGTGAGGGGTGGGCCGCTGTGAGTCAACAGGGGTTTCAGGTAGCTGGAGAAGGCTGCAGTCAAGGGATCTAATCCTCAGGGGACTCTAAACGCTGttacaaactgggtggtttgagccctgaatgctgattggctgacagacgtggtatatcagaccgtatatcaCAGGtataacaaaaaatgtatttttactgttctaattacgttggtaactagTTTGTAATAggaataaggcacctcaggggtttgtgatattatggccaatataccacggctaagggctgtattaAGGAACTCCGTGTTGCATCGTGCATtagaacagcccttagcagtggtatttggccatataccacaccctctcgggccttattgcttatttATAGTAGTCTGAACCCAATCACCATTAATGAAGGAATAACCTCTATAAAAAGGCATTTAGTGCCTTGTCATATTTTCATTGAGGAATGTGTATCACATGAACTGACTTGCCTTCACTTTTCAAAGGAAATTCAAAGAGTGGCCTCTAGTGtagaattaagcaataaggcccgaaggggtttggtatatggccaatataccgcaGATAATCACCACTGAACAGTGTTTCCTCAATGGTTGGTTCAAGTTGAAGACTGGATTGTCATGGCTTCATCTAATGACTCACAGCCACATTCTAAATGCTTTAGGTGTGACATGTTGCAGATAAAGGATACGTATTGTCGAAATTGTACCATATTCTGAAAGGCCAGGCACTCTCGTGTTTGGTGTTCCTATGTTGCGTTCCATCCGAAACAGTCACCTGCTCAAAGACATAAAAGTGAGCATGTGACTTTTGTAATACCATAACGGTACAACCACAATCTCCAATTGTGCACTATTCCTATTCTTTTGTCCACACAACGCTACCCTGTAAACAGACTTCTGCTGTCCTTTAGAAGCAAATCTCAGAATCATGGACAATCAGATCGTTGGTTACTTACTGAGCTGTCTTGGTCCGAGTCCACTCCCACACTAGCACAAACACAAGGATGAGAATGTGTAAGAAGAACATACAGTAGAGGTATACATCCATCTATCTAATCGAGGCATAATGATCAAACTAGTGGTGAAAGTTGTGACATCTAGGTGAGACTCACCGTATACTCATGAAGGAGAGCATTGGGGTGGTGCCGcctccacacacccacacagtgaaGAAGACGATCAGGAGGGTTGTGGAGAACATCATCTGCCGGGCGTACGTGGCCGTGTCCCGGATGGAGAGGGCAAAGGTCATAGCCCCCCGCAGGCCTGATCAACAGATATCAGAGAAGACAGTGAAATGAGAGAAAACTACACCGCAAACATGATCTACAGACATCATTCATCCAAGTCCTTCTAGAACAGGACAACTACAGACAGACTCCTACCTGCAAACATCATAACATGTTGGAAGTTAGATCCAATTTTGTTTTTACGGCCCAAATTgagcaagaaagagagggggtagatgTTGGCTGCCCTGCCAAGGAATACTGCAATCTGGTAGGGGACAGCAGTTAAGGAAAGTGGCTTCTGGATGGGAAAAACTACATGCAGTTATAATTAAAGATATTACATTGGctgtataattattattttttttgcctctctctctctctctctctctctctctctctctctctctctctctctctctgtgtgtgtgttttttaggaTACAAATGCTCCAATGATGAACAAGGGGTTGAACACATGGGACTGGAAGGAGAACAGTGTCAGGCCCATATAGGAAAATATGAAATTCTCCGCCAGAAAGTTCAGGAGCTCAAATAGCTTTGGGACGAGAGAAAAAAACAATATCAACCAAAATAAACAATTTAATAGCGTAAATGTAAATTCAAATGTTAGGCCAGGCATTGTCTAACAAAAACCTACAACATGGTTTAAGGCAAATAGACCGGTATGTGTTTCCATACCTGTTTGGTCCTGTCCTGGGAGTCAGGAGAAAGGTTGTTGAAAGTGTAGTGAGCCTGGGTCATCCCACAGAACAACACGGCCACCACACCTGCACGAGAAAGTCCACACAGATCAGCATGTGATGGGGACTCACCTATGTAAGCTTGAAaccgtgtgtgtacgtgtgtgtgtgtgtgtgtgtgtgtgtgtgtgtgtgtgtgtgtgtacgtgtgtgtgatgTAAACACTGCATTAGTTACCAGTCATTTCACAGGCCTCGGCCAGCAGGAAAGTGCTCCAGGACATGAGGAAGAAGAGTGCCGTCTCCAGCAGGGGGAAATCACGCAGCTTAGTGAACTTGGTGACGTGACGAGCGACAGGTCAAGGAACAGATCGAGAACTTCAATCCATCACAGAAACATCGCAACATTCAAGGATGAGATAATACGATAACATAGCAAATGCATTACTCCTGGAGAATAGAAGCTGTAATGCCTTTAAAAAAACTGCAAATTGCCTTAGATAAAGCAGATTAGCAGACTTTCAATTATTTTAGTCTATAAAATTCACAGGCTTTTCTTTTGAATGAATGCCATCCTCTGGCACACAAAAGGATATCAGTGCAGTCATGACTCCGGTGGCCACACCAAGGGCAAGGGATCCACTGAAGACCCCAAGGAACACACCAAAAGACTTGATCATGGCTGTTGCGTCGAATGTGTGGCTGTTGTCCCCGGCTGGCTGATAGGCACCTATGGAGCTGTAACCAGTGCAGACACATGGAGCCAAAGACAGGTGTAAGCGTTAGGAGGCTCTACTACTAACAACTCACATGTTTACAATGCAAAAGGGAAAATGAAAGAGAAAATGTGAAGACATCAGTAAGATACAGTATCTCTGCAACATCTGTACATGGTTCATTCCACAAAATAAGTCCCTTTTGTGTCCCTtttatattttaagtagaaattgtgcaccaatattgaattatgcattttatattaaatgaagtgcccatTAAATATATGGAATTTCCAATAAATCTGAAAAAAAGACTTGCTAAAGTGCAAAGATTCTGCATTTTGATATGTCACTCTGTGCCTCctctgacttctaggaagattttagcCCACTTAACCCAAACATTTCTCCAAGTTTCCACCATAATTGTAAAGCCCTAgatattttgttgctttgacaaagtcatttcatgaaattatttatttaatgtgataAGCTGGTCTCTCTTCCTGTTCATGTAGAAGCGCAAAACAAGCGCAAGACACAAGCAGTGGAATCACTGTTCCTTCATGGGGAAAAACAGCGGTAGGCACAAAAAAGGGTTTAGGTTGAAGTAACCTTGGATAATCCCAGGGCAAGGTACAGGCACGAGTGGTGAAACTGACAGAGCGTGCGGCTCACTCACCCACTTTGTGGATGTAATGACTAAGGAAATGTCCTCGCTTTACAGAGGCTCCCAAGGGTGACTGTAAAAGTACCTAAAGTACAACAGAAAGTTCCCAGGGTGGAACTAGCTGTTTGGGTACTGGGCGTAGGCGACGTGCGCCCTTCATACGGCAGGCAGAGATGGCAGCCAAATACACCTGTATAGTGGAAAAAGCTTTTCCCTTGTCCTGTAGAAGCAGAGAGCCTCTGGAACAGAGCAAAGAAAGGGAATGATCCCCCCAAAAAGTAGCTGAATTCCTACGCTCGGCATGGAATCCTCCCTTTGTGAACAGTTTAGCAGGAAAGCAGTAGCCCAAAGTCGATGCTAAGGACAGTATGAAGAAGTATTACGACCTCATAAGGAAGAACTGAAGTGAGATGAGGGAGCGACAGCGCCTTAAAGGTGCGGGGTCCCCCCTATTGGCTGTCGCTCCAGTCTGTCTATGACAGACGCTGTGTGATAGGAGTTCCTTAATGATCACGCCCATTGAAGGCGTTACCCATACTGAGTGACTCAGCGATTATTTGAAATAGAACTCTTGTTTTGATGTggtgaaacattgaaataatagtaaaatcatagtgtaaaagcaggtgagctggttataatctttttggccattttctaGTGTTTTGTCATGAAAAACTGAGTGAGTCGAGCATAACACGTCAACAATGTTACCCATAGATAGTCAGGTAAGACATTTTTTTAGCAATGTCATTTTTTTAGTAAAGCTTACATTCCATTGCCTCTCCTGtagcacacaacaagcttccattcccctgTAACAAGGGGATTTATGGACAATGTAGGATGaaatcatcaaccctgttactttattttgcACTtactaaaatgtttattttctctCAACCAAGTCACACTACCCAAAAGGGACTcatttcgtggaacgacccaCAACTTTTGTATTTACAGCACAAAAGTCTGGGGAGGTGCTTACCATGTCTACATAGCTAGCAGCTATGCCTACAACACAGTTATAAGAGCCTCTCCTTCCAAAACTGAGGGGGAAATTATCATTTGTCAAACAAATCCCAACCTATAGGAACCCAACTCCACTCCACACAGGTCTCTTGATCATTGAATGGTGTGATAACAGATTGATTAAAAGGTCTGACTTGGCATAGGCTAATTAAATTGCTAATCTAGATGCTAATTAAGAAAGATGCTGATTGTAAACCCTACAGGGACTGCAGTTGGGTTCCACACACTCTTAATGACCACAACAGCAAATAACCTGCACAGCAAACAAGAGCAATAGAGAAACTTAACAGAGAATTACACACTGAAAAAAGGTAATCAACCAACAAGTAGGCTATACCCGTTCTACCTGAACAGCAAATCACCAGCACATACTCCCTTTCAAGAGGAATGATGTTTTCCACAACGCCCACTTTTAAACCTTGTATTTACTATCAATAAGTACACAAGGTACCAAAAACAATGCCATCTGCGGTGCTGAGCAGGTCTTCAGTAGGGGTCACAACATAAGAACAGTCCGTTGTTGTAACCACTTAGGCCTTACTCAAGGACCTGTTTTCATTAGCTGGTAATTTGCTGAGCCTACAGTAACCTAAAGTAGCaggggggggtgtggtatagtgAAGCTGGGTGAGGCAGACTATAACCATAGCCCACCTAGGGGGGATCCCCTGTTCCTCTACCAATGCTGTGGTCTCTCCATGGCCATGCCGGGCCTGCCTGCTCTGCTTTTCGTAATGCAGAAGAACTCTGTATACAGGTGGCCAGTAAAATGTGAGGGGGTGCGGTTAGTGTCTGCACAAAGTCAACACATCTCCAAACACCAATGAAAGTGACAGGATTGGACAACATAGATAAGAAGATGAGGAGAGGTGCTCAATGTGATGTTGAAAAGGACGGAGACTTACGAAGATAGAACTATGGCCACAGCGTCGTTGAGTACACTCTCTCCAAACATCAGGGCGTACAGGTCCACATCCACCTTCAGCTCGTTGAATATGGCAagtactgtcactgtgggagcAACAGCAGGAACGTTACATACATACTCATACTCCATATGATTGCAATGTAGGCTAATCCGAACGCTTAAAATCGCTAACACAAATGCTAAAGTAGTTAATAAGACTGTTCAATGGAGTTTACAGCTAAAGAATATTGTAGCACTGTGTACAGAATAggcccctcaaactcaactctagacctcgaagccagttccactgcttttttcCCCATTGTTCCCCTCAAAAGGATTCAGCATGCTTCGATTCGGCTAGGCGAACATGTGCTCGCATACCACTTTAAAAAGATATTCGCTTGAAAAATTTGGAAAAGTGGTATTAGTACTGTTTGTCCTTCTTGAgatgccgtagccagtatacacttcctcaagaGTCAGAATTAATCTAAAATAACTCAAGAAAGCCGTCATTAATTTTGACGTTTGTGCCGAGGAGATCGTAGTTGCGCAATTTTACATATAACTGAGATGTCTGGTGCAGTAAttctcaagtgaaaaaatgtgcatgaaaatgagtctctcattgaatgacaacaaacacttgaATAattcctactgttgaccaatcacaaaCGAAGGGGCATAGACTTCGGCTACAAATTTCGGCTTGCCTCAAGAAAAAATGTTGTGCGCACGAACAGCTGGAAAAACCCTTGCCGAAGACCAAAAACTTCACAAAATGTCATCACAGTATACGCACAAACTGTTCCGAACTGATTTGGATGGGAAGCATGCGGATGTCTTTAAAACCAGGCaatgatttagacctgggacaccaggtgggcaTAATTATTTATtcggtagaacagaaaaccatcaggctccggacctcgtagggtaagagttgaatagccCTGGTATAGGCTATGCTAGTCAGGGTGAGGATGATTACCTGGGTCTGTGGCTGAGACAATGGCACCAAAAAAGAGGCAGTCAGTAAAGAAAAAGTCCCCTCCCAACTGCCCAACCGCCTTCATTAATGTCACACAGCCATACATAACCAGCCTGTAAGAGAAAAGAGAGTGATTAATCACGTAAACAGAACAAAACAAGACCACAATTAGGGGGAATTTCGCCAAATGTAATCCATAGAAAGGTCCTTTGTAGAAAGGATTGTCGACATATATTTGAAATGTGTATCTAAAAGCTTAATTAAGAAATTAATTATTTATCAAAGTTtaccaggcctcctttaagactccataatgtttcaccCAAGACCGTTATTAGTTCATCATTTCAACAGGTTTGAATCTTTTAGTTGATGGCAAATCTTTTAGTTGATGGCAAATCACCCACAAATGTGTGTCTACTTCCGTCTGCTACAACAGAGGTTCCCAAAATGCACGAGAGGGTACTTCAGGGATATTCTAGtcagagcaaaattcagttggtggtacagtaaccaaaaaaggttgggaaccactgtactaTAACACAAAGCTGAAACCACTCCAAAATAACctgtgtttcccctatattcatttagCAGTGGCAACGGAGTtagaaaggacgcctgtatcgttgtagtgactgggtgtattgatac
It contains:
- the LOC109874040 gene encoding sodium/hydrogen exchanger 6 isoform X2, with amino-acid sequence MWAFILKVSSLPYDSDVLFFFSAVRLLVQPASYQLSYLVSDSHHCLIMGLKPNSALKASKTLFVLPSLFTFLLVGSQGENTAMDNVATERRAEESHRQDSANLLIFIMLLTLTILTIWLFKHRRFRFLHETGLAMIYGLLVGVILRFGVHVPRNMNNVTMNCSVNASPATLLVNVSGRFYEYTLKGEVSTVKGHDVQDDEMLRKVTFDPEVFFNILLPPIIFHAGYSLKRRHFFRNLGSILAYAFMGTVISSFVIGLVMYGCVTLMKAVGQLGGDFFFTDCLFFGAIVSATDPVTVLAIFNELKVDVDLYALMFGESVLNDAVAIVLSSSIGAYQPAGDNSHTFDATAMIKSFGVFLGVFSGSLALGVATGVMTALVTKFTKLRDFPLLETALFFLMSWSTFLLAEACEMTGVVAVLFCGMTQAHYTFNNLSPDSQDRTKQLFELLNFLAENFIFSYMGLTLFSFQSHVFNPLFIIGAFIAVFLGRAANIYPLSFLLNLGRKNKIGSNFQHVMMFAGLRGAMTFALSIRDTATYARQMMFSTTLLIVFFTVWVCGGGTTPMLSFMSIRVGVDSDQDSSVTVSDGTQHRNTKHESAWPFRIWYNFDNTYLKPLLTHSGPPLTATLPACCGPLARCLTSTQAYENEGHQHNDDSDELVLNDGNATMYGDVTVSTDASGTLTTNHKHLSASTMGITSEEALDQELAFGEHELVIRGTRLVLPMDDPPEPTVTLPPPPTSPPPFSDPFSDPFSDPFSDPRRNRL
- the LOC109874040 gene encoding sodium/hydrogen exchanger 6 isoform X1; protein product: MGLKPNSALKASKTLFVLPSLFTFLLVGSQGENTAMDNVATERRAEESHRQDSANLLIFIMLLTLTILTIWLFKHRRFRFLHETGLAMIYGLLVGVILRFGVHVPRNMNNVTMNCSVNASPATLLVNVSGRFYEYTLKGEVSTVKGHDVQDDEMLRKVTFDPEVFFNILLPPIIFHAGYSLKRRHFFRNLGSILAYAFMGTVISSFVIGLVMYGCVTLMKAVGQLGGDFFFTDCLFFGAIVSATDPVTVLAIFNELKVDVDLYALMFGESVLNDAVAIVLSSSIGAYQPAGDNSHTFDATAMIKSFGVFLGVFSGSLALGVATGVMTALVTKFTKLRDFPLLETALFFLMSWSTFLLAEACEMTGVVAVLFCGMTQAHYTFNNLSPDSQDRTKQLFELLNFLAENFIFSYMGLTLFSFQSHVFNPLFIIGAFIAVFLGRAANIYPLSFLLNLGRKNKIGSNFQHVMMFAGLRGAMTFALSIRDTATYARQMMFSTTLLIVFFTVWVCGGGTTPMLSFMSIRVGVDSDQDSSQVTVSDGTQHRNTKHESAWPFRIWYNFDNTYLKPLLTHSGPPLTATLPACCGPLARCLTSTQAYENEGHQHNDDSDELVLNDGNATMYGDVTVSTDASGTLTTNHKHLSASTMGITSEEALDQELAFGEHELVIRGTRLVLPMDDPPEPTVTLPPPPTSPPPFSDPFSDPFSDPFSDPRRNRL